One genomic region from Nostoc sphaeroides encodes:
- a CDS encoding ATP-binding protein has product MKSELHVPSDLSFLNIVETWLLGCLKIQLGESVDWSRQSSRLRLALVEAYSNAVRHAHKDKPNLPILLRLEVKNRDLALEIWDYGEGFDMSNYYAPNPLEKQEGGYGWLIMNRLMDKVDYQLQIDGANCLKLEATLPELVK; this is encoded by the coding sequence ATGAAAAGTGAGCTTCACGTACCAAGTGACTTAAGTTTTCTTAATATTGTCGAAACCTGGCTGCTGGGATGTTTGAAAATCCAGCTAGGAGAATCTGTGGATTGGTCACGGCAATCAAGTCGTTTGAGGCTGGCTTTAGTAGAAGCCTACTCAAATGCAGTCCGTCATGCCCACAAGGATAAACCAAATTTACCAATTTTACTGCGTTTGGAAGTTAAAAATCGGGATCTTGCCCTCGAAATTTGGGATTACGGCGAAGGCTTTGATATGTCTAACTACTATGCTCCGAACCCTCTGGAAAAACAAGAAGGGGGTTATGGTTGGCTAATTATGAATCGTCTCATGGATAAAGTAGACTACCAGTTGCAGATTGATGGTGCCAACTGTCTAAAGTTAGAAGCTACTTTACCCGAATTAGTAAAATAG
- a CDS encoding SpoIIE family protein phosphatase, whose protein sequence is MADIGVGKLKLMVVDDEPDNLDLLYRTFRRDFQVYKANHAFGALEILDQFGEMAVIISDQRMPEMNGTEFFSRTVERFPDTIRILLTGFTDVEDLVDAINSGQVFKYITKPWNPERLRALVEQATDTYRLVKKRTQELGRALQRESLFNAVTTAIRESLDYDSMLQKIVATIGQTFEASNCLLRPVEGDRLTQDEFSYRDPKSDVSDCLFDPSVLIEKVLETRHYQLAQDVYEGNPSHHLVVPLSYQQQLLAVLVLHQWGRDRPWQDEDIQLIAGVAEQAALALSQAKLYQRLQEKQQQIHNELEVARQIQYNLLRQTLPDIKGVKVQACCYPAREVGGDFFEVFVHPKGDLWLAVGDVSGKGVPAALFMASIISVLRRELSQEAPAEPNVVMQNLNHALSEDLISNNYFITLVLACYTPTTKELVYTNAGHIYPLLWSRQGALADNPNYLKVRSVPLGILPKWQAQSGRLVLAPGDTLLLASDGITEATVSNNFDSTVKSESGVDPVNRSMLNQDGLWQLLQQEEQPLSLNHLLARIQADNQVQEDDQTILSLEIL, encoded by the coding sequence ATGGCTGATATCGGAGTGGGAAAACTTAAGCTCATGGTGGTAGATGATGAGCCAGATAACTTAGATTTACTCTACCGCACTTTTAGGCGAGATTTTCAAGTATATAAAGCCAATCATGCCTTTGGCGCTCTAGAAATCTTGGATCAGTTTGGTGAAATGGCGGTGATTATTTCTGACCAAAGAATGCCAGAAATGAATGGCACTGAATTTTTTAGTCGCACCGTAGAGCGCTTTCCAGACACGATTCGGATTTTGTTAACTGGTTTTACTGATGTCGAAGATTTGGTGGATGCGATTAACTCTGGTCAGGTATTTAAGTATATTACCAAACCCTGGAATCCTGAACGGCTCAGAGCCTTAGTTGAGCAAGCTACTGATACATATCGTCTAGTTAAGAAGCGCACGCAAGAATTGGGTCGGGCCCTACAGCGAGAATCTTTATTTAATGCTGTAACAACGGCAATTCGAGAGTCTTTAGACTACGACAGTATGCTGCAAAAAATTGTCGCAACTATTGGACAAACATTTGAAGCTAGCAATTGCTTACTCAGACCAGTAGAGGGCGATCGCCTCACACAAGACGAGTTCTCATACCGCGATCCGAAATCTGATGTATCAGATTGCTTATTCGACCCCAGTGTTTTAATTGAAAAAGTGCTGGAAACCCGTCATTATCAACTCGCTCAAGATGTCTATGAGGGTAATCCTTCTCACCACCTAGTAGTACCACTTAGCTATCAGCAGCAATTATTGGCTGTGCTGGTTCTTCATCAATGGGGACGCGATCGCCCTTGGCAAGACGAAGACATTCAACTGATTGCAGGTGTTGCCGAACAAGCAGCCTTAGCCCTCTCTCAAGCAAAACTCTACCAGCGCCTTCAAGAAAAGCAACAGCAAATTCACAATGAGTTGGAAGTAGCCCGCCAAATTCAATACAACTTGCTACGCCAAACTTTACCTGACATCAAAGGTGTGAAGGTGCAAGCCTGCTGTTACCCAGCGCGGGAAGTAGGAGGCGATTTTTTTGAAGTGTTTGTCCATCCCAAAGGCGACTTGTGGCTGGCAGTGGGTGATGTCTCTGGCAAGGGCGTTCCAGCTGCTTTATTTATGGCTAGTATTATTTCAGTTTTGCGCCGAGAACTATCTCAAGAAGCACCAGCCGAGCCAAATGTGGTCATGCAGAACCTCAACCACGCTCTCAGTGAAGACTTAATTAGCAACAATTATTTCATCACCCTTGTCTTAGCCTGTTATACCCCTACCACTAAGGAACTCGTCTACACTAATGCCGGTCATATTTATCCACTGTTATGGTCACGCCAAGGTGCTTTAGCCGACAATCCCAATTACCTGAAAGTTCGCAGCGTTCCTTTAGGGATCTTGCCTAAGTGGCAGGCACAGTCTGGTCGCTTGGTTCTCGCGCCTGGAGACACATTGTTACTAGCTAGCGATGGAATTACAGAAGCTACGGTATCAAATAATTTTGATTCTACAGTAAAAAGCGAGTCTGGCGTTGACCCGGTTAACCGTTCGATGCTGAATCAAGATGGTCTTTGGCAACTCTTGCAACAAGAGGAACAACCGCTTTCTCTAAACCATTTACTAGCTCGCATCCAGGCAGATAATCAGGTTCAAGAAGATGATCAAACTATACTTTCACTGGAGATTTTGTAA
- a CDS encoding response regulator transcription factor — protein sequence MSKIRIALIEDHDLTRVGIRTALLQKDDIEVVGEAANAAEGLKMLKMVQPDIAIVDIGLPDKDGIELTREVKSTANGQQLITKVLILTLRDNKEAVLAAFAAGADSYCMKDIKFDNLLEAIRVTYNGNAWIDPAIARIVLQQAQQNPQKLESTFVNTKTIASNPDYVENLEGIQPYTLTERELEVLQLIVEGCSNAVIAERLYITVGTVKTHVRNILNKLCADDRTQAAVRALRSGLVG from the coding sequence ATGAGTAAAATTCGTATCGCTCTGATTGAAGATCATGACCTAACTCGTGTAGGTATTAGGACAGCACTACTGCAAAAAGATGACATTGAAGTTGTAGGTGAAGCTGCCAATGCTGCTGAAGGGCTAAAAATGTTAAAAATGGTACAACCAGATATTGCCATTGTCGATATTGGTTTACCAGATAAGGATGGCATTGAACTGACACGGGAGGTAAAATCTACTGCTAATGGGCAGCAGCTAATCACAAAGGTGTTAATTTTGACGCTGCGGGATAACAAAGAAGCTGTATTGGCAGCTTTTGCGGCTGGTGCAGACTCTTACTGTATGAAAGATATCAAATTCGATAATTTGCTGGAAGCAATAAGAGTAACTTACAATGGCAACGCTTGGATCGATCCCGCGATCGCTCGGATTGTATTACAACAAGCGCAACAAAATCCCCAAAAGTTGGAGTCAACTTTTGTAAATACCAAGACCATTGCCTCTAACCCTGATTATGTCGAGAATCTGGAAGGAATTCAACCTTACACCCTGACAGAAAGGGAATTGGAAGTGCTACAGTTGATTGTCGAAGGTTGTAGTAATGCAGTAATTGCCGAAAGGCTTTATATCACTGTTGGGACTGTTAAAACTCACGTTCGCAATATTTTGAATAAGCTATGTGCCGATGACCGTACCCAAGCAGCAGTCCGCGCCTTGCGTTCTGGGTTAGTAGGATAA
- a CDS encoding WecB/TagA/CpsF family glycosyltransferase translates to MSKGNEAFSVLGIPVHVMANYPGWLLECLRAGKGIHVVTLNAEMTMQAEQNQFLAQVIKNAELVIPDGAGVVLYLRWLLWQKVQRFPGIELAEKLLQEIGQQKTGAKVFFYGGAPGVASTAADFWQQQIPDLSIVGTHSGYHSPEEEAQLRETLVQLQPQVIFVGLGVPRQELWIAENRHLCPQAIWIGVGGSFDIWSGTKTRAPAWLGNNNLEWLYRLYQEPWRWRRMLALPAFAVKAFVYRLTARGAIS, encoded by the coding sequence ATGTCTAAAGGCAATGAAGCATTTTCAGTGTTAGGAATACCAGTTCATGTGATGGCTAACTATCCAGGCTGGTTGTTAGAATGCCTGCGTGCAGGCAAAGGAATTCATGTAGTAACGCTCAATGCAGAAATGACTATGCAGGCAGAGCAGAATCAATTCTTAGCTCAGGTGATTAAAAATGCTGAACTAGTGATTCCAGATGGAGCCGGGGTTGTTCTGTATTTGCGATGGCTGCTATGGCAAAAAGTGCAGCGTTTTCCGGGGATTGAACTAGCAGAAAAACTTTTGCAAGAAATCGGGCAACAGAAGACAGGGGCAAAGGTTTTTTTCTATGGAGGTGCGCCTGGAGTGGCCTCAACTGCGGCAGATTTTTGGCAGCAGCAAATTCCAGATTTGAGTATAGTAGGCACTCACTCAGGCTACCATTCCCCAGAAGAAGAAGCACAATTGCGAGAAACTCTGGTTCAATTGCAGCCACAAGTGATTTTTGTCGGTTTGGGAGTTCCACGTCAAGAGTTATGGATTGCCGAAAACCGCCATTTGTGTCCTCAAGCAATTTGGATTGGTGTTGGTGGTAGTTTTGATATTTGGTCGGGAACTAAAACTCGCGCTCCCGCCTGGTTAGGAAATAATAATTTGGAATGGTTGTATCGGCTTTATCAAGAACCTTGGCGTTGGCGGCGGATGTTGGCTTTGCCAGCGTTTGCGGTGAAAGCTTTTGTTTATCGTTTGACAGCAAGGGGTGCAATTAGTTAA
- the ftsE gene encoding cell division ATP-binding protein FtsE: MPVLTTQVKKDKSLHREDNKTQHYVSGTTVKVQLQSVSKTYTNGTHVLLNANLEVKKGEFLFITGPSGSGKSTLLKLLYGQELATQGKVIVDGCNVAGLQGDRLSLLRRRIGIVFQDYKLISQRTVAENVTFVLQAQGYTRKEIQRRLEPTLKLVGLLSKADCFPDQLSGGEQQRVSVARAIVGTPPLLLADEPTGNLDPDNSWQVIQILQKLNSFGATVIVTTHDEQLLRRCNHPVVQVRNGQLARK; this comes from the coding sequence ATGCCAGTATTAACAACTCAAGTTAAGAAAGACAAATCCCTTCATAGAGAGGACAATAAAACTCAACATTACGTTAGTGGTACTACTGTCAAGGTGCAATTGCAATCTGTAAGCAAGACTTATACTAATGGCACTCACGTTTTGTTGAATGCGAACCTTGAGGTAAAAAAGGGAGAATTTTTGTTTATTACAGGGCCAAGTGGTTCTGGTAAATCAACGCTGTTGAAACTGCTGTATGGCCAGGAGTTAGCGACGCAGGGAAAAGTAATTGTTGATGGGTGTAATGTAGCTGGTTTACAGGGCGATCGCTTGTCATTATTGCGGCGACGCATTGGCATTGTGTTTCAAGACTACAAACTGATTAGCCAACGAACAGTAGCAGAAAATGTGACTTTTGTGCTGCAAGCTCAAGGGTATACCCGTAAAGAAATTCAACGACGCTTAGAACCAACCTTGAAGCTAGTGGGTTTACTGAGTAAAGCTGACTGCTTTCCAGATCAACTGTCTGGGGGAGAGCAACAACGGGTGAGTGTTGCTCGTGCGATCGTTGGTACACCACCCCTGCTGTTGGCCGATGAGCCGACTGGAAATCTCGATCCAGATAATTCCTGGCAAGTGATCCAGATTCTCCAGAAGTTAAATTCCTTTGGGGCTACAGTAATTGTTACTACCCACGATGAACAATTGTTACGGAGATGCAATCATCCGGTAGTGCAAGTTCGCAATGGACAGTTGGCTCGAAAATAG
- a CDS encoding armadillo-type fold-containing protein translates to MAQASSSWQQLINQIPNWNWSLTKFKTKGATKQQTFKRFSGPGGFLGFLTIVVAMLLWNWMLLLALSIGVGIMVLVYSMQEWDWQLHWSKIRKFLNSSNRRLALAVISGGLATVSTYMAAAIWVDSHSSWIAAGAIVQGVGTLLTLILLVWQIVNFYENREEDHLDQLLVNLTEKDPLKRMIALRQLTKVISRKRVDSSVQQDVVECLQLLLSREEEVAIREAAFKSLQACDRLRSVGNHRLQVLPPKTASTFTPVSAKVKHHIY, encoded by the coding sequence GTGGCACAGGCTTCGTCTTCTTGGCAGCAATTGATCAACCAGATTCCCAACTGGAACTGGTCGCTGACAAAGTTCAAGACAAAGGGAGCAACAAAGCAGCAAACATTTAAGCGCTTCTCTGGGCCTGGAGGCTTTCTTGGGTTCTTGACAATCGTCGTCGCCATGTTGTTGTGGAACTGGATGCTGCTATTGGCTCTCTCAATCGGCGTTGGGATAATGGTATTGGTTTACTCAATGCAAGAGTGGGACTGGCAATTGCACTGGTCTAAGATACGTAAGTTCTTAAACAGTTCAAATCGTCGGTTAGCTTTAGCAGTCATCAGTGGGGGTCTTGCTACTGTCAGCACTTACATGGCCGCTGCAATTTGGGTTGACTCTCACAGTTCCTGGATTGCTGCTGGTGCGATTGTGCAAGGCGTAGGAACACTGTTAACTTTAATTTTATTGGTCTGGCAAATTGTCAACTTCTATGAAAATCGAGAAGAAGACCACCTCGATCAGTTGTTGGTAAATTTAACAGAAAAAGATCCATTAAAGCGGATGATTGCCCTACGTCAACTAACTAAAGTCATCAGCCGTAAGCGAGTTGATTCTTCAGTGCAGCAAGATGTTGTGGAATGCTTGCAACTGTTACTCAGTCGAGAGGAAGAAGTTGCGATCAGAGAGGCAGCTTTTAAAAGTTTACAAGCCTGCGATCGCCTCCGGTCGGTCGGAAACCATCGTTTACAAGTTCTACCTCCCAAAACAGCATCAACTTTCACACCCGTATCAGCAAAAGTCAAGCACCACATTTATTAG